A stretch of the Chlorobiota bacterium genome encodes the following:
- a CDS encoding RidA family protein gives MKKEIIYTESAPEPIGPYSQAVLCQLRGKTIYTSGQLGLYSDGTLSENVSDQTIMAMTNLKNVLNAAGCEMEHVVKTTIFLKDLNDFNQVNEIYAKFFTSDPPARSTIQVARLPKDALVEIEAIAIRVFSLID, from the coding sequence ATGAAAAAAGAAATTATATACACAGAATCTGCCCCAGAACCAATTGGACCATACTCTCAAGCTGTTCTATGCCAATTAAGGGGAAAAACTATTTATACTTCAGGTCAGTTAGGTTTATATAGCGATGGGACTTTATCTGAGAATGTTTCAGATCAAACTATTATGGCAATGACCAACCTTAAGAATGTTTTGAATGCCGCAGGTTGTGAAATGGAACATGTTGTTAAAACAACAATTTTTTTAAAGGATCTAAACGACTTCAATCAAGTAAATGAGATTTATGCTAAATTTTTTACTTCAGATCCTCCAGCCCGCTCAACTATTCAAGTGGCAAGACTCCCAAAAGATGCTTTAGTTGAGATTGAAGCAATTGCAATTAGGGTATTCAGTTTGATTGACTAA
- a CDS encoding biotin--[acetyl-CoA-carboxylase] ligase: protein MEIIKFTEVESTQDLAFSFAENNCNPFTFILADYQTKGRGQIGRFWHGEIGNSLLFSVVIYPSSHSNASLIPIRTGIALTSVLQKYCSEEIKLKWPNDLFVNHGKLCGILCEAKTHKNSIHLALGVGLNLMKFDFKTQINNQINPAFLQDYSNEIIDKNSIFTEVANELVIKLSNNSEILSSKEIEEFNSINYLYQKVISKDYLGKKLQGIGIGINEFGHFKVVQNDGEIICLISNL, encoded by the coding sequence TTGGAAATTATTAAATTTACTGAAGTTGAATCTACTCAAGATTTAGCCTTTTCATTTGCAGAAAATAATTGCAATCCATTTACTTTTATTCTGGCAGATTATCAAACAAAAGGTAGAGGACAAATTGGTAGATTTTGGCATGGTGAAATTGGAAATTCTTTATTGTTTTCAGTGGTAATTTATCCTTCATCTCATTCAAATGCATCTCTAATTCCAATTAGAACTGGAATAGCATTAACTTCGGTTTTACAAAAATATTGCTCTGAGGAAATTAAGCTCAAATGGCCAAATGATTTGTTTGTAAATCATGGGAAATTATGTGGAATTTTATGTGAAGCCAAAACTCATAAGAATAGTATTCATTTGGCTTTAGGGGTTGGTCTGAATTTGATGAAATTTGATTTTAAGACTCAAATTAATAATCAAATTAACCCTGCTTTTCTTCAAGATTATTCTAATGAAATTATTGATAAAAATTCTATTTTTACTGAGGTTGCAAATGAGCTTGTTATTAAGTTATCCAACAATTCAGAAATTTTATCTAGTAAAGAAATTGAAGAGTTTAATTCTATTAATTACTTATACCAAAAAGTTATTAGTAAAGACTACTTAGGGAAAAAGCTGCAAGGTATTGGAATTGGTATTAATGAATTTGGACATTTTAAAGTAGTTCAAAATGATGGTGAAATTATTTGCTTAATCAGTAACCTTTGA
- the scpB gene encoding SMC-Scp complex subunit ScpB produces MSNYTKETLSPILEALLFASEEPLSTRKIISLLTGDDDRLTIETNIEDSSQDVSLDEVMSQEVSLGSKKKGLDNDLIRDVINSLNFVFNETNRVFRIVEVAGGFQFATLQEYGKYVALLSKDKIKRRLSPAALETLSIVAYKQPISKSEVEIIRGVNSDQVIVSLMERNLLAISGRSESVGRALLYSTTDDFLRTFGLKSVNDLPKLREIDELMEEGAFAPMKPEIVIVSQEANAENIEEAVAHSKS; encoded by the coding sequence ATGAGTAATTATACAAAAGAGACTTTGTCTCCAATCCTTGAAGCCCTATTATTTGCTAGTGAAGAGCCATTATCAACTCGAAAAATTATTTCTTTATTGACTGGAGATGATGACAGATTAACAATTGAAACAAACATAGAAGATTCATCACAAGATGTTAGTCTTGATGAAGTTATGTCTCAAGAAGTTAGCTTAGGCTCAAAGAAAAAAGGTCTTGATAACGATTTGATTCGAGATGTAATAAATTCTTTGAATTTTGTTTTTAATGAAACAAACAGAGTTTTTAGAATTGTTGAAGTTGCTGGTGGTTTTCAATTTGCGACCCTTCAAGAATATGGGAAATATGTTGCCCTATTATCAAAAGATAAAATTAAACGTAGGCTCTCTCCAGCAGCATTAGAAACTTTATCAATTGTTGCTTATAAGCAGCCAATATCTAAATCTGAAGTTGAAATTATTCGTGGTGTTAACAGCGACCAAGTTATAGTATCTTTAATGGAAAGAAATCTATTAGCTATTTCGGGGAGATCTGAGTCGGTTGGTAGAGCTTTATTATATTCTACAACGGATGATTTCTTACGTACTTTTGGTTTGAAATCAGTAAATGATTTGCCAAAACTAAGAGAAATAGATGAACTTATGGAAGAAGGTGCTTTTGCTCCAATGAAGCCTGAGATTGTTATTGTAAGTCAAGAAGCTAATGCAGAAAATATTGAAGAAGCAGTAGCACATTCTAAAAGTTAG
- a CDS encoding ABC transporter substrate-binding protein, with protein MKLYKLSLMLATCSVMLIAGCSGDKPGSGNSISKTEPVTTENKFNVPPGADPTIADTLGGKGFELVADKMGWKTGTISKEDMKYVADVNAKKGGQVSFALIDFPATFRSMGKDENTATTRMVHQLVYEPLITTNPLTLEFLPVLATHWKISDDKQTFFYRINPNARFSDGHPVTTDDVVATDNLGRDSTILSPYTNSFYAEFDKPEVISKYIFKVHSKKLNWKNMLYYGGLQLLPAHIIKGMSGRDYLTKFQYDMMPGSGPYIILPKDVKKPQSLTLTRVANWWGHDDPLNVGQNNFDKITLKFIQDEKLTLEKFKKKEMDFYIVARAKYWREEFNYDDIKRGIVQKRKIYTDDPTGFGGFGFNTREEPFNDPKIREAFICLFNREQLLEKLMFNQYTISDSYEPNSQYQNPNNPKYRYNPEKAAQLLAEAGYTTRNQDGILTKNGKPLEFEIGIDQSAERIVTPVQQDLKKAGVNMKIRLIDGVTSFKMVNERNFKIVYQNWGGLLYPNPISTWQSKLADVKNTNNITGMKNSRIDEICNAEQSEFDPMKRIELLRELDGILMQEKHYALSWYAGYQRIVYWNNLSMPEFGLGKITDWKGILSTWWFDPDKAETVNKGMKDKTVTMPIGETDVKYWDTYNKSHSQSTITSTAK; from the coding sequence ATGAAGTTGTATAAACTATCTTTGATGTTAGCTACTTGTTCAGTTATGTTAATAGCAGGTTGTAGTGGTGATAAACCTGGATCTGGCAATTCAATTTCTAAAACTGAACCAGTAACTACCGAGAATAAATTTAATGTTCCACCAGGAGCAGATCCAACAATTGCAGATACATTAGGTGGAAAAGGTTTTGAACTAGTTGCTGATAAAATGGGTTGGAAAACTGGAACTATTTCCAAAGAAGATATGAAATATGTAGCCGATGTAAATGCTAAAAAAGGAGGGCAAGTTTCATTTGCATTGATCGATTTTCCAGCAACTTTTAGATCTATGGGTAAAGATGAAAACACTGCAACTACAAGAATGGTTCATCAGTTAGTTTATGAACCTTTAATTACAACAAATCCACTTACACTTGAATTTCTTCCAGTGTTAGCAACTCATTGGAAAATTAGTGATGACAAACAAACTTTCTTTTATAGAATAAATCCTAATGCTCGTTTTTCTGATGGACATCCAGTAACAACTGATGATGTTGTTGCAACAGATAATTTAGGACGAGATTCAACTATATTATCTCCTTATACTAATTCTTTCTATGCTGAATTTGATAAACCTGAAGTAATAAGTAAATATATTTTTAAAGTTCATTCTAAGAAATTAAATTGGAAAAATATGCTTTATTATGGGGGATTGCAATTACTGCCAGCTCATATAATTAAGGGTATGTCAGGTCGTGATTATCTAACAAAATTTCAATATGATATGATGCCTGGAAGTGGTCCATATATAATTCTTCCTAAGGATGTAAAGAAACCTCAATCTCTAACTTTAACAAGAGTTGCTAATTGGTGGGGACATGATGATCCTTTAAATGTGGGGCAAAATAATTTCGATAAGATTACTCTAAAATTTATTCAAGACGAAAAACTAACATTAGAGAAATTTAAAAAGAAAGAGATGGATTTTTATATTGTTGCAAGAGCTAAATATTGGAGAGAGGAATTTAATTATGATGATATTAAAAGAGGTATAGTTCAAAAAAGAAAAATATATACAGATGATCCAACTGGCTTTGGGGGCTTTGGGTTTAATACACGTGAAGAACCATTCAATGATCCTAAAATTCGTGAAGCATTTATTTGTCTATTTAACCGCGAACAATTATTAGAGAAGTTGATGTTCAATCAATATACAATTTCAGATTCTTATGAACCAAATTCACAATATCAAAATCCAAATAATCCAAAGTATAGATATAATCCTGAAAAAGCTGCTCAACTTCTTGCTGAAGCTGGATATACTACAAGAAATCAAGATGGAATATTAACAAAAAATGGAAAACCTTTAGAGTTTGAAATTGGAATAGATCAAAGTGCTGAAAGGATTGTTACGCCTGTGCAGCAAGACCTTAAAAAGGCTGGAGTAAATATGAAAATTCGTTTAATAGATGGAGTAACGAGCTTTAAAATGGTTAACGAAAGGAATTTTAAAATAGTTTATCAAAATTGGGGTGGTTTATTGTATCCAAATCCAATTAGCACTTGGCAAAGTAAATTGGCAGATGTCAAAAATACTAACAACATTACTGGAATGAAAAACAGTAGAATAGATGAAATATGCAATGCTGAACAATCAGAATTTGATCCAATGAAAAGGATAGAACTTTTACGCGAACTAGATGGTATTCTAATGCAAGAAAAACATTATGCTTTAAGTTGGTATGCTGGTTATCAAAGAATTGTGTATTGGAATAATCTATCAATGCCTGAGTTTGGATTAGGGAAGATTACAGATTGGAAAGGAATTTTATCTACATGGTGGTTCGATCCAGACAAAGCTGAAACAGTAAACAAAGGAATGAAAGATAAAACTGTTACAATGCCAATTGGAGAAACAGATGTAAAGTATTGGGATACTTATAATAAAAGTCATTCACAATCAACAATAACTTCAACTGCTAAATAA
- a CDS encoding ABC transporter permease, with translation MFNYFVRRFLLIIPTFIACTILVFTILQITPGGPFEMKMMELQQRAAQGGEGGGGSSGSGKGGQMEIPEEAKAELKRYFGLDKPVYMRYLTWLKNIVTGDFGTSYVYSEPVLNVITSKFPVSISFGLTGFILGYAISVPLGILKALKHNSGFDVGSSALIFVLYSIPGWTIGAILLPLLGGKLGWIPLGDLHSQGWEDFGTWKRILDQAHHMLLPLFCYVINGFAISTILMKNSLLENLGQDYIRTAFAKGLPERRVISVHAFRNSLIPIVTGLGSAFGLILAGSFLIEKTFNLDGIGLLGIKTLQARDYSVALGILVISLVIQLVGNILSDLIYASVDPRIRFS, from the coding sequence ATGTTTAATTATTTTGTAAGAAGATTCCTATTAATAATACCGACGTTTATCGCCTGTACTATACTTGTTTTTACAATTCTTCAAATTACCCCAGGAGGTCCTTTTGAAATGAAAATGATGGAGCTTCAGCAACGAGCAGCTCAAGGTGGAGAAGGAGGTGGAGGCAGTAGTGGCAGTGGCAAAGGTGGTCAAATGGAAATTCCAGAAGAAGCAAAAGCAGAATTGAAAAGATATTTTGGTTTAGATAAGCCTGTTTATATGAGGTACTTAACTTGGTTAAAAAATATAGTGACTGGAGATTTTGGAACATCTTATGTATACTCTGAACCAGTTCTAAATGTAATTACAAGTAAATTCCCTGTTTCTATTTCATTCGGATTAACAGGATTTATTTTAGGATATGCTATTAGCGTACCTCTTGGAATTTTGAAAGCTCTTAAACATAATTCTGGTTTTGATGTTGGTAGTTCTGCCTTAATATTCGTGCTCTATTCAATTCCAGGATGGACAATTGGAGCAATTTTGTTGCCACTATTAGGTGGGAAACTAGGGTGGATACCCTTAGGTGATTTACATTCCCAAGGTTGGGAAGACTTTGGTACATGGAAAAGAATTTTAGATCAAGCCCATCATATGTTGCTCCCACTTTTTTGTTATGTTATTAATGGGTTTGCAATTTCAACAATTTTAATGAAGAATTCTTTACTTGAAAATTTAGGACAAGATTATATAAGAACAGCGTTTGCAAAGGGGTTACCCGAACGAAGAGTAATTTCTGTTCATGCATTTCGTAATTCACTTATTCCTATTGTTACAGGATTAGGTAGTGCATTTGGACTAATTTTAGCTGGTTCATTTTTAATTGAAAAAACATTTAACCTTGATGGGATTGGTTTGTTGGGTATTAAAACTTTACAAGCAAGAGACTATTCAGTTGCGTTAGGAATATTAGTTATTTCACTTGTTATTCAACTTGTTGGTAACATTTTAAGTGATTTGATTTATGCTTCAGTGGATCCTAGAATTAGATTTAGTTAA
- a CDS encoding ABC transporter permease subunit, producing the protein MKETKKTDSISILQKRWRKFKSLKRGYLSLIIIITLYLLSFALPLLINSKAVIVNYNGSKYFPIFHGFYDGNTFNQKETGSSETDYRKLKQTFTQENNGNWVFMPFWTWNPLENDFESTDPHPQAPSSNHIFGTDNTGRDVFARMAYGFNISISFALILAFLSEILGVIIGGIMGYYGGKVDLFGQRFIEIWSNLPALYVIIIVSSIIIPNFTLLVFLLVAFGWIGITYYIRGEFFREKAKDYVAAAVALGAKDRTIIFKHILPNSLTPLISFFPFTVIGGISSLVGLDYLGFGLPPPTPSWGQMVGEGLGNIDFWWLIIVPLGAMFITLMLITFIGEAIREAFDPRAFSRLR; encoded by the coding sequence ATGAAAGAAACTAAAAAAACTGATTCTATATCCATATTACAAAAGAGGTGGAGAAAATTTAAATCACTTAAACGTGGTTATCTTTCTCTTATAATAATAATTACCCTTTACTTACTTTCTTTTGCTTTGCCTTTATTGATAAATAGTAAAGCAGTAATTGTAAATTACAATGGGAGTAAATATTTTCCAATATTCCATGGATTTTATGATGGGAATACTTTCAATCAAAAAGAAACAGGATCATCTGAAACCGATTATAGGAAATTAAAACAAACTTTTACTCAAGAAAATAATGGGAACTGGGTGTTTATGCCTTTTTGGACTTGGAATCCTTTAGAAAATGATTTTGAATCTACAGATCCACATCCTCAAGCACCATCTTCTAATCATATATTTGGAACTGATAATACTGGTCGAGATGTATTTGCGAGGATGGCTTATGGATTTAATATCTCAATATCTTTTGCTTTAATCCTTGCTTTTTTATCTGAAATTTTAGGAGTTATTATTGGTGGGATAATGGGCTATTATGGAGGTAAAGTTGATTTATTTGGGCAGAGATTTATTGAGATATGGAGCAACCTTCCAGCTTTATATGTAATTATTATTGTAAGTTCAATCATAATTCCAAATTTCACTTTATTAGTATTCTTATTAGTAGCTTTTGGATGGATTGGAATAACTTATTACATTAGAGGAGAATTCTTTAGAGAAAAAGCAAAAGATTACGTAGCAGCTGCTGTAGCATTAGGTGCAAAAGATAGAACAATTATTTTTAAACATATTTTACCAAACTCTTTAACTCCATTAATTTCATTCTTTCCTTTTACAGTTATTGGTGGAATTAGTTCATTAGTCGGTCTTGATTATTTAGGTTTTGGGTTGCCACCTCCAACACCAAGTTGGGGACAAATGGTAGGCGAAGGATTGGGAAATATAGATTTTTGGTGGTTGATTATTGTTCCTTTAGGGGCAATGTTTATTACTCTTATGCTTATTACATTTATTGGTGAAGCAATTCGTGAAGCCTTTGATCCAAGAGCTTTTTCTAGATTAAGGTAA
- a CDS encoding ABC transporter ATP-binding protein translates to MAETLVEIRNLKTHFKTDSGLVAKAVDGVSFDIYKGETLGIVGESGSGKSVTALSIMRLIPCPPGEIVSGSIMMNGVDLLKLPLPEMRKLRGNEIGMIFQEPMTSLNPVYSIGFQVTEVLFQHNPNMPKKEAYDKGVEMLDLVGIPDSRKRMEDYPHQFSGGMRQRVMIAMALACNPSLLIADEPTTALDVTIQAQILELMLELKSKRKDSAITLITHDLAVVAETCQRVIVMYGGKIQEIGDVKQIFNNPLHPYTQGLLESIPHSVRGSHEHRLKAIRGMVPNILQMPKECKFNTRCDKTNEECFKIEPQLIEKEPGHFVRCNLHKDGEIISILS, encoded by the coding sequence GTGGCTGAAACATTAGTTGAAATACGTAATTTAAAGACTCATTTTAAAACTGATTCTGGTTTAGTAGCTAAAGCAGTTGATGGAGTTTCATTTGACATTTATAAAGGTGAAACCTTAGGTATTGTTGGTGAATCTGGTTCTGGAAAATCAGTCACTGCACTATCAATAATGCGATTAATCCCTTGCCCACCAGGTGAGATTGTAAGTGGTTCTATTATGATGAATGGAGTTGATTTGCTAAAGCTCCCATTGCCTGAAATGAGGAAACTTAGGGGAAATGAAATAGGAATGATTTTTCAAGAACCAATGACTTCATTAAATCCAGTTTATTCAATTGGATTTCAAGTAACTGAAGTTTTGTTTCAACATAATCCCAATATGCCAAAAAAAGAAGCATATGATAAAGGTGTTGAAATGTTAGATTTGGTGGGAATTCCTGACTCAAGGAAAAGAATGGAAGATTATCCTCATCAATTTTCAGGTGGAATGAGACAAAGAGTTATGATAGCTATGGCGTTAGCATGTAATCCTTCTCTATTGATTGCTGATGAACCAACAACAGCTTTAGATGTAACAATTCAAGCTCAAATACTTGAACTTATGTTAGAACTAAAATCAAAAAGGAAAGATTCTGCAATTACATTAATTACACATGATTTAGCAGTTGTTGCTGAAACATGCCAAAGAGTTATTGTTATGTATGGGGGTAAAATTCAAGAAATTGGAGATGTAAAACAAATTTTTAATAATCCATTACATCCATATACTCAAGGGTTGTTAGAATCTATACCACATTCTGTTAGAGGAAGCCATGAACACAGATTGAAAGCTATACGTGGTATGGTTCCCAATATCTTACAAATGCCTAAAGAATGTAAATTCAATACTCGTTGTGATAAAACAAATGAAGAATGTTTTAAAATTGAACCACAGTTAATTGAAAAAGAACCAGGTCATTTTGTACGATGTAACCTTCATAAAGATGGAGAGATAATTAGCATTTTAAGTTGA
- a CDS encoding ATP-binding cassette domain-containing protein — MSENKILLEVKNLQVHFPIHGGILQRRVATVKAVENVSFNIYRGETLGLVGESGCGKTTVGRALINITRIMSPDAEVKGEILFHSEDGTIVDFVKLNKNEMRVWRGKIQMIFQDPFSSLNPRMTVAQIIEEPLKLHTKMSKSEINDKIAWLMDKVGMQPEQANRFPHEFSGGQRQRIGIARALATNPSLIICDEPVSALDVSIQAQVINLMQDLQDEFGLSFLFIAHDLSVVEHISSRIAVMYLGHAVEQGTSEQVYFNPKHPYSKALISAVPQANPNVIRENRVVLKGDIPTPLAKPSGCPFRTRCPVAQPECANGFPEFVEIEPGHIVACPYT; from the coding sequence ATGTCCGAAAATAAAATTCTTCTTGAGGTAAAAAATCTACAAGTTCATTTCCCCATTCATGGTGGAATTTTACAACGTCGTGTGGCTACAGTTAAAGCTGTAGAAAATGTGTCTTTTAACATATATCGTGGTGAAACACTAGGATTAGTAGGAGAAAGCGGTTGTGGGAAAACAACTGTTGGAAGAGCGCTTATTAATATTACACGAATAATGAGCCCTGATGCTGAAGTTAAAGGAGAAATTCTTTTTCACAGTGAAGATGGTACAATTGTAGATTTTGTGAAACTCAATAAAAATGAAATGAGGGTTTGGAGAGGTAAAATTCAAATGATTTTCCAAGATCCTTTTTCCTCACTTAATCCAAGAATGACAGTTGCTCAGATTATTGAAGAACCCTTGAAGCTTCACACTAAAATGTCTAAATCTGAAATCAATGATAAAATTGCTTGGTTGATGGATAAAGTGGGAATGCAACCTGAACAGGCAAATAGATTTCCACATGAATTTTCAGGAGGGCAAAGGCAAAGGATTGGTATTGCTAGAGCTTTAGCAACTAATCCATCATTGATAATCTGTGACGAACCAGTATCAGCTTTGGATGTTTCAATTCAAGCACAAGTGATAAATTTAATGCAAGACTTACAAGATGAATTTGGCTTGTCTTTTCTATTTATTGCTCATGATTTATCTGTTGTAGAACATATTTCTTCACGAATTGCTGTTATGTACTTAGGTCATGCTGTTGAACAAGGTACAAGTGAACAAGTATATTTTAATCCAAAACACCCATATAGTAAGGCTTTAATTTCTGCTGTTCCTCAAGCAAATCCTAATGTAATTAGAGAAAACAGAGTAGTACTCAAAGGAGATATTCCTACTCCATTAGCAAAACCATCAGGATGTCCGTTTAGAACTCGCTGTCCTGTTGCTCAACCAGAATGTGCTAATGGATTTCCAGAATTTGTAGAGATAGAACCAGGACATATTGTTGCTTGCCCTTATACATAA
- a CDS encoding TonB-dependent receptor, which translates to MNFILIVKLDLTAQVTFPNFKLSKTTNGFLIGKLHDKNGIPAVGVLVQILSESISTFSNESGIFRFNEIKPGKYLISFDGQMYESDTEDSINIFAGEVTKYDLELKSYIPNSERIYISTQETITLNFAPNSVSIIDKNLIENFNINNSSSIFNKVSGISSFENGIGIRGSSGLSVIANDNSLFLIDGIPLQNPDYNFNISKIVPVNSLNKVEVLKNPCSGLYGNGASNGAVNFVTDNSNLKKMNFQIGFQNNISSLDNSVEFNRVNKNSMNYFGDFVLKTNAEKMDLLLGSNVKFGNIINSKSQLSSGNILIKTNYQIDNNTAMRFLGLTGYNIENNLIANLKIDSLNNDLEYSQKPFSNLGYMFNTNYESAFSENFNFIISAGILGGTTFNNNLDSIIVSYRTVSIASKFKSTISQYINFQYGSNLSSSRFIGKLFNNVLYRQISEISAGMNFLNNEDIVGNISARFELIHTPGIEHEYDLQISPNIGISYQPFDDTFLRASLTRGYKSPTMFELFSIGNNNGIINNPNYKLITQGVWHGEIGVRHYLKFNDLTFLTDGALFVNELFSLISPSYQILNDSLFSKYFNISRAKILGAELIFKVTPQNEKFFIDLGFITMTSKELKFNTPLTSRPEQIFIANFMYNFRYFKFGFNCKFSNKSSQPDHLFELLNSNVSNRTGISNLDINSIIYLSNFVPIKAELLLNIQNVFDTKNIQDSGLLTNLRNIYIGFKYNFY; encoded by the coding sequence TTGAATTTTATTTTAATAGTAAAATTAGATTTAACTGCCCAAGTAACATTCCCAAATTTTAAGTTAAGCAAAACTACAAACGGATTTTTAATTGGTAAACTTCACGATAAAAATGGTATTCCAGCAGTTGGAGTATTAGTTCAAATATTAAGTGAATCAATTTCAACCTTCTCAAATGAGAGCGGCATTTTCAGATTTAATGAAATCAAGCCAGGCAAATACTTAATATCTTTTGATGGTCAAATGTATGAATCTGATACAGAAGATAGTATAAATATTTTTGCAGGTGAAGTTACAAAATATGATTTAGAATTAAAAAGTTATATACCTAATTCAGAAAGAATTTATATCTCAACTCAAGAGACAATTACATTAAATTTCGCACCAAATTCTGTATCAATTATTGATAAAAATTTAATTGAAAATTTTAATATAAATAATTCATCAAGTATATTCAATAAGGTTTCTGGAATAAGTAGTTTCGAAAATGGAATTGGGATTAGAGGGAGCTCGGGCTTATCAGTAATAGCGAATGATAACTCATTATTTTTAATTGATGGTATTCCTCTTCAGAATCCTGACTATAATTTTAACATTTCCAAAATAGTACCAGTAAACTCTTTAAACAAAGTTGAAGTTTTGAAAAATCCATGCTCTGGATTGTATGGAAATGGAGCTTCTAACGGAGCAGTAAATTTTGTGACTGATAATTCAAATTTAAAAAAAATGAATTTTCAAATTGGGTTTCAAAACAATATTTCATCTCTTGATAATTCTGTTGAATTTAATAGGGTGAATAAAAATTCTATGAATTACTTTGGTGATTTTGTTTTAAAAACGAATGCAGAAAAAATGGATTTGTTGTTAGGTTCAAATGTAAAATTTGGAAATATTATTAATTCAAAATCCCAACTTTCTAGTGGGAACATATTAATAAAAACTAATTACCAAATTGATAATAATACTGCTATGAGGTTCTTAGGTTTAACTGGATATAATATTGAAAACAATTTAATTGCAAATCTAAAAATAGATAGTTTGAATAATGATTTAGAATATTCTCAAAAACCATTTTCAAATTTAGGATATATGTTTAATACTAATTATGAAAGTGCATTTTCTGAAAACTTTAATTTTATAATATCTGCAGGAATTTTAGGTGGAACTACCTTTAACAATAATTTAGATTCAATAATTGTAAGTTATAGAACCGTATCAATTGCAAGTAAGTTTAAATCTACTATTTCCCAATATATCAATTTTCAATATGGGTCAAATTTATCATCAAGTAGATTTATCGGTAAATTATTTAATAACGTATTGTACAGGCAAATTTCAGAAATTTCAGCTGGAATGAACTTCCTGAATAATGAAGATATTGTTGGAAATATTTCAGCTCGATTTGAATTGATTCATACTCCTGGTATTGAACATGAATATGATTTGCAAATTAGCCCAAATATAGGAATTTCTTATCAACCATTCGATGATACTTTTCTTAGAGCTTCTCTTACTCGTGGATATAAATCACCTACAATGTTCGAGTTGTTTTCCATTGGGAATAATAATGGTATAATCAACAACCCTAATTATAAACTTATTACTCAAGGAGTATGGCATGGTGAGATTGGAGTCAGGCATTATTTGAAATTTAATGATTTAACATTTTTAACAGATGGAGCATTATTTGTGAATGAATTGTTTAGTTTAATTTCACCTTCATATCAAATTTTAAATGATAGTTTATTCTCTAAATATTTTAATATTAGCAGAGCAAAGATTTTAGGAGCAGAGTTGATTTTTAAAGTTACTCCTCAAAATGAAAAGTTTTTTATTGACCTTGGTTTTATAACAATGACATCTAAAGAACTAAAATTTAATACCCCTTTAACTTCAAGACCAGAACAAATTTTTATTGCAAATTTTATGTATAATTTTAGATATTTCAAATTTGGTTTTAATTGTAAATTTAGTAATAAAAGTAGTCAACCAGATCATTTATTTGAGTTATTAAATTCCAATGTGAGTAATAGAACTGGTATATCCAATTTAGATATTAATTCAATAATTTATTTATCCAATTTTGTTCCAATTAAAGCAGAATTGCTTTTAAATATTCAAAATGTTTTTGACACAAAAAATATTCAAGACTCAGGTTTGTTAACAAACCTACGGAATATCTATATTGGATTTAAGTATAATTTTTATTAA